Proteins from a genomic interval of Candidatus Nomurabacteria bacterium:
- a CDS encoding LD-carboxypeptidase has translation MDRIKLGVCISSSFSGLNNKEQEAAKIELEKYFDVSLYLPNTKADAFGSLSLNKRIESINRAAKENEVLLSYSGGFNQIELLLNFNKLRFRKDNIFVGQSDNTLLVNALPALSICKSLYGKGFYNIAKNPDLAKDMVEELYKSVVSLSLCAWTKTPL, from the coding sequence ATGGATAGAATAAAACTAGGAGTTTGCATATCTTCATCTTTTTCTGGGCTTAACAATAAAGAGCAAGAAGCAGCAAAAATAGAGCTGGAGAAGTATTTTGATGTAAGTCTTTATCTTCCCAATACTAAGGCTGATGCTTTTGGCTCATTAAGCTTAAATAAAAGGATTGAGTCAATAAATAGAGCCGCCAAAGAAAACGAAGTTTTATTAAGTTACTCTGGAGGCTTCAATCAAATAGAACTTTTACTGAACTTCAATAAACTAAGATTTCGCAAAGATAATATCTTTGTAGGGCAAAGTGATAATACTTTACTCGTGAATGCACTCCCAGCCTTAAGTATTTGTAAATCTTTATATGGCAAGGGCTTTTATAACATAGCTAAAAACCCTGATTTAGCCAAAGATATGGTAGAAGAGCTTTATAAGTCAGTTGTTAGCTTAAGTCTTTGCGCCTGGACAAAAACCCCATTATAA
- a CDS encoding excinuclease ABC subunit UvrC, whose protein sequence is MDPTINKPDLTHLPNKPGVYLHKNPKGEIIYVGKAVNLKSRVNQYWQKSSHITSPKTAVLASESVKVDYLETPSEIDALFLESELIKRYQPKFNIELKDDKSATYVRIPYNDPIPAVSFTRAPKGDGATYVGPFYSAGPVYSAMKILRRALPYSTHVKLPKKACLHYQMGLCPGPETESFDLKKYRKDLRKLEQVLKGDRESIIKHLEKKMLQAAKEEKFEIATRLRNQLRSLQRVGRIKLKDTDVFGSDQALAELQKLLGLDKLPKHIEGFDISHMSGSNVVASQVVFKNGVSSKTDYRNYKITNQQNNDFESMADVISRRFKDKNVEVWGTPDLILIDGGKGQLGSAILASPDKTVPMFGLAKQFEQVIIKKEDTNFKLNHKFASKTNRIVSDEGEYYVISFSSRDPIRLLLERIRNEAHRFAVRYHSKLKGKTMTKTELTKIPGVGSETARKLLTSFGSVAGVKSAPHAQLASVVGNIKAKNIERYFSS, encoded by the coding sequence ATGGATCCTACAATTAATAAGCCTGATTTAACACATTTGCCAAATAAGCCCGGAGTGTATCTTCATAAAAACCCTAAAGGCGAGATTATCTACGTTGGCAAAGCTGTAAACTTAAAATCTAGGGTCAATCAGTATTGGCAAAAAAGCTCACACATTACTTCCCCTAAAACCGCAGTTCTAGCATCAGAGTCTGTAAAGGTAGACTATTTAGAAACTCCAAGTGAGATAGACGCATTATTTTTAGAATCAGAACTAATAAAACGATATCAACCTAAGTTTAATATCGAACTTAAGGATGATAAGTCTGCCACTTACGTAAGAATACCTTATAATGATCCAATCCCAGCGGTCTCTTTTACTAGAGCCCCTAAGGGCGATGGTGCAACTTACGTTGGTCCATTTTATTCAGCCGGACCAGTTTATTCTGCCATGAAGATTTTACGTAGAGCTCTGCCATACTCAACACATGTAAAGCTGCCTAAAAAAGCGTGCTTACATTATCAGATGGGTTTGTGCCCTGGGCCCGAGACTGAAAGTTTTGATCTAAAAAAATATCGAAAAGATCTCAGAAAACTAGAACAAGTCTTAAAAGGAGATCGTGAAAGCATAATTAAACATTTAGAAAAAAAGATGCTCCAAGCCGCCAAAGAAGAAAAATTTGAGATTGCAACTAGACTCCGCAATCAACTTAGATCTTTGCAAAGAGTCGGAAGAATTAAGCTCAAAGATACAGATGTGTTTGGCTCTGACCAAGCTCTAGCTGAGCTCCAGAAATTATTAGGCTTAGATAAGCTGCCTAAGCATATCGAGGGTTTTGACATTAGCCATATGTCTGGCTCTAATGTAGTAGCGAGTCAGGTAGTTTTTAAAAATGGAGTTTCATCAAAAACAGATTATCGAAATTATAAAATTACTAATCAGCAAAATAACGACTTTGAAAGTATGGCCGATGTCATATCACGTAGATTTAAAGATAAGAATGTAGAGGTATGGGGAACTCCCGATCTAATCTTAATTGATGGAGGTAAAGGACAACTTGGCTCAGCCATTTTAGCTAGTCCAGACAAAACTGTGCCAATGTTCGGTCTCGCAAAACAGTTCGAACAAGTAATTATTAAAAAAGAGGACACTAACTTTAAGCTTAATCATAAGTTTGCTTCCAAAACTAACAGAATAGTTAGCGATGAGGGCGAATATTATGTAATTAGTTTTAGTTCTAGAGATCCAATAAGATTACTTTTAGAAAGGATTAGGAACGAAGCCCATAGGTTCGCAGTCAGATATCACTCTAAATTAAAAGGTAAAACCATGACGAAAACAGAACTCACTAAAATACCAGGTGTCGGCTCAGAAACCGCCAGAAAACTATTAACATCTTTTGGCTCAGTTGCTGGAGTGAAATCAGCTCCCCATGCTCAATTAGCATCAGTAGTTGGCAATATTAAGGCCAAAAATATTGAAAGGTATTTTTCCAGCTAA
- a CDS encoding MscL family protein — translation MADLRKPIGQKEVLVIAIGLVVGFALKDFIENFIMAFITPVLDKLMGGVGALESKVTEIGGIQFMPGQFVTGTINFFVILLVLFIMVRTFNTSVYQSNKSKDTKKK, via the coding sequence ATGGCAGATCTAAGAAAACCAATTGGGCAAAAAGAAGTTTTAGTAATAGCAATAGGGTTAGTGGTTGGTTTTGCATTAAAAGATTTTATCGAAAACTTTATAATGGCTTTTATCACACCGGTACTCGATAAATTAATGGGCGGAGTAGGGGCATTAGAAAGCAAAGTTACAGAAATAGGCGGTATTCAATTTATGCCGGGACAATTTGTAACTGGGACGATCAACTTCTTTGTTATTTTGCTGGTATTGTTTATTATGGTAAGAACTTTTAATACATCAGTTTACCAATCAAACAAAAGTAAAGATACTAAAAAGAAGTAA
- the tsaE gene encoding tRNA (adenosine(37)-N6)-threonylcarbamoyltransferase complex ATPase subunit type 1 TsaE produces MQKAEITNSVEETFGLGKRFGQSLKGGEVIEFVGDLGAGKTSFMRGLAEGVESQDSVSSPTFTLSNVYAGRDGIQIYHFDLYRLSEPGLVAEQLQEVIDDPKAIVCVEWAESVRGILPENTITIHILPIDENAREFLFNQ; encoded by the coding sequence ATGCAAAAAGCTGAGATTACCAATAGCGTAGAAGAGACATTTGGTCTTGGCAAACGCTTTGGGCAATCTCTTAAAGGCGGCGAAGTAATTGAATTTGTTGGAGATCTAGGGGCGGGTAAAACATCTTTTATGCGAGGTTTAGCAGAAGGTGTTGAGTCTCAAGATTCGGTCTCTAGCCCAACATTTACTTTGTCTAATGTTTACGCTGGTAGAGACGGTATACAAATTTACCATTTTGATTTATATAGATTAAGCGAGCCAGGATTGGTGGCTGAACAATTGCAAGAAGTAATTGATGATCCTAAAGCAATAGTTTGTGTAGAATGGGCCGAAAGTGTTCGCGGAATTCTACCAGAAAATACAATTACAATTCATATCCTACCAATAGATGAAAATGCTAGAGAGTTTTTGTTTAATCAATAA
- a CDS encoding ATP phosphoribosyltransferase regulatory subunit: MTKLSTSPYKGTRDYYPEDLALRNYVFSKWREVCNSFGYEEYDASVLEPLELYASKTSEEIVSQQTFSFEDRGGRKVTLRPEMTLQYLGWSQQEDKSLATR; encoded by the coding sequence ATGACAAAACTTTCAACTAGCCCATATAAAGGCACTAGAGATTACTATCCAGAAGATTTAGCTCTGCGCAATTATGTATTTAGTAAATGGCGCGAAGTCTGCAACTCTTTTGGATATGAAGAATATGATGCAAGCGTTCTAGAACCGCTAGAACTCTATGCTTCAAAAACATCAGAAGAGATCGTCTCTCAGCAGACATTTAGCTTCGAAGATCGTGGAGGCAGAAAAGTGACTTTAAGGCCAGAGATGACTCTACAGTATCTAGGATGGTCGCAGCAAGAAGACAAGAGCTTGGCTACCCGTTAA
- a CDS encoding tetratricopeptide repeat protein, producing the protein MTAVCFNQAGEHTKAEEYFTQAAKHYEKQSDKFNLARVQRDYGNCQMAQSKLDKAEELFSESIKNFEDTNDLGELAMTQVKLAALHAKQEKFDEASSQVYEGIQNANKSNNKFYISTAYKEAGRVYFLAKKYQAMIDCLYAALGALQLEVDSHAKQHAELYLSLAHAYEA; encoded by the coding sequence ATGACAGCCGTTTGCTTTAATCAAGCAGGTGAGCACACTAAGGCAGAAGAATATTTTACACAAGCTGCTAAGCATTATGAAAAGCAGTCGGATAAGTTTAATCTTGCACGAGTACAAAGAGATTACGGAAACTGCCAAATGGCTCAAAGCAAGCTAGATAAAGCGGAAGAATTATTTAGCGAAAGCATCAAAAACTTTGAGGACACTAACGATTTAGGTGAGCTGGCTATGACTCAAGTAAAACTAGCAGCTCTGCATGCCAAACAAGAGAAGTTTGACGAGGCTAGTTCTCAAGTTTACGAAGGAATCCAGAACGCCAACAAATCAAACAACAAATTTTACATCTCAACAGCTTATAAGGAAGCGGGCAGAGTATACTTTTTAGCAAAAAAATATCAAGCCATGATTGATTGCTTGTATGCAGCTCTTGGCGCACTACAACTAGAAGTAGACTCTCATGCCAAACAGCATGCCGAACTATATTTAAGCCTTGCCCATGCATATGAAGCTTAA
- a CDS encoding tRNA dimethylallyltransferase: MNLIRKNLILPKVIVIAGPTASGKTSLGINLALKFNGEVISADSRQVFKGLDIGSGKATKDESKGVPHHLIDILNPEDKYNVFQFQKDCIKLINYISQRGKIPIIVGGTGLYIESVVEQYEFSRFKKKSIKKKGLRPNTLVLILSPNRDQIKHNIQKRLLQRWQKQNMIYEVESLIESGVSKKWLKSLGLEYKFLTNYLEERFDSEDEMLTKLNTESWHYAKRQITFFKRWDYSHNIQTKSEALNLVKDFLKKQ, encoded by the coding sequence GTGAATCTTATCAGAAAAAATTTAATCCTTCCCAAAGTTATTGTCATTGCCGGACCAACTGCTTCAGGTAAAACTTCTTTAGGAATAAACCTTGCACTTAAGTTTAATGGTGAAGTTATCTCTGCCGATTCTCGTCAAGTCTTTAAGGGTTTGGACATTGGCTCCGGAAAAGCAACTAAAGATGAATCTAAAGGAGTCCCACATCATCTTATAGATATTTTAAACCCAGAAGATAAATACAATGTTTTTCAATTTCAAAAAGATTGTATTAAGTTAATAAACTATATCTCACAAAGGGGTAAAATCCCAATTATTGTAGGTGGAACAGGATTATATATAGAAAGCGTAGTCGAGCAGTATGAATTCTCTAGATTCAAAAAAAAGAGTATTAAGAAGAAGGGTCTAAGACCTAATACTTTAGTCCTAATCTTAAGTCCTAACCGAGATCAAATTAAACATAATATTCAAAAAAGATTGCTTCAGCGCTGGCAAAAACAAAACATGATCTATGAAGTTGAATCTCTTATAGAATCTGGTGTTAGTAAAAAGTGGCTCAAATCACTCGGTTTAGAATATAAATTCTTAACAAATTATTTAGAAGAAAGATTCGATTCTGAAGATGAAATGCTCACTAAACTTAATACAGAAAGTTGGCATTATGCTAAGCGCCAAATAACCTTTTTTAAACGCTGGGACTATTCGCATAATATCCAAACAAAGTCAGAGGCCTTAAACTTAGTAAAAGACTTTTTAAAAAAACAATAA
- the secE gene encoding preprotein translocase subunit SecE: MNLKPKKPAFLSSDKKSEKSSIEENLRPESKVVKAVNKASKKASQVGAVEVYTPTPKKGLLGKRINPFAPIKWFFRYVRDSYIELKRVTWPDRKTAWKLTGTVFLFSVIMALFLFGLDSLFSEAFKKLFLND; the protein is encoded by the coding sequence ATGAATCTAAAACCAAAAAAACCAGCTTTTTTAAGCTCAGATAAAAAGAGTGAAAAAAGCTCAATAGAAGAAAACTTACGTCCTGAGAGTAAAGTAGTTAAAGCTGTCAACAAAGCCTCTAAAAAAGCATCTCAAGTTGGGGCAGTAGAAGTTTATACTCCTACTCCGAAAAAAGGATTGTTAGGTAAGAGGATAAATCCATTTGCTCCTATCAAATGGTTTTTTAGATATGTCAGAGATTCGTACATAGAACTCAAAAGAGTAACTTGGCCAGACAGAAAAACAGCCTGGAAGTTAACAGGCACAGTTTTTTTGTTTAGCGTAATTATGGCCCTGTTTTTATTTGGGCTAGATAGCCTCTTTAGCGAAGCATTTAAGAAACTATTCTTAAATGATTAG
- a CDS encoding RNA-binding protein: MKKLFVSSLPYSVDDATLAQIFDGYGTVVSAKVIMDRDTGRSKGFGFVEIEEDDQAARAIAELHESEYGGRNLIVNEAKPKEDKPRGQGGYGGGNGGGFGGGNRY, encoded by the coding sequence ATGAAAAAATTATTTGTAAGCTCATTACCATATAGCGTAGATGATGCAACTCTAGCACAAATCTTTGATGGCTACGGTACTGTTGTAAGTGCTAAGGTTATCATGGATAGAGACACTGGTCGATCTAAAGGTTTCGGTTTCGTAGAGATCGAAGAAGATGACCAGGCTGCTCGTGCAATTGCAGAGCTTCACGAAAGTGAATACGGTGGAAGAAACCTAATCGTAAACGAAGCTAAGCCAAAAGAGGATAAACCTCGTGGTCAAGGTGGATACGGTGGGGGTAACGGTGGTGGATTCGGTGGCGGAAACCGTTACTAA
- the nusG gene encoding transcription termination/antitermination factor NusG gives MSILQPTKNWYIINVHVGHEEKVAEALKQRADSLDLADKIFQTLVPKEKQVEVKNGKKRVVNKRIFPGYVFVQMVMTEETWFAVRNTPGVTGFASAVSGQDPQPVSDEEVARITKRMDADVAEHKVEFKVGDVISINDGPFKGFDGAISEIDSQKGKLKVMVNMFGRETPVEIDALQVTAH, from the coding sequence ATGAGCATTCTACAACCTACAAAAAACTGGTACATCATTAACGTCCATGTCGGACACGAAGAAAAAGTTGCCGAAGCCTTAAAACAAAGAGCCGATAGCTTAGACTTAGCTGATAAAATCTTCCAAACTTTAGTTCCAAAAGAAAAACAAGTAGAAGTAAAAAATGGTAAAAAAAGAGTAGTTAACAAACGAATCTTCCCTGGTTACGTCTTTGTACAGATGGTTATGACAGAAGAAACTTGGTTTGCCGTGCGCAACACTCCAGGAGTGACAGGATTTGCCTCGGCTGTAAGTGGTCAAGATCCTCAACCAGTTTCTGATGAAGAGGTCGCAAGAATTACTAAACGTATGGATGCTGATGTTGCCGAGCATAAGGTTGAATTCAAAGTTGGAGATGTAATTAGTATTAACGATGGTCCATTTAAAGGCTTTGACGGTGCTATATCAGAAATTGACAGTCAAAAAGGCAAACTAAAAGTCATGGTCAATATGTTCGGTCGTGAAACTCCTGTAGAGATTGACGCTCTACAAGTAACTGCCCACTAA
- a CDS encoding ATP phosphoribosyltransferase regulatory subunit, which translates to MVDAIDKLSSEEFALKLSEVLKDPKSLIEALKSNQPNEELETLIQKADKLGIKLKYSPELARGFDYYTDIVFEVFDKNPENNRSMFGGGRYDGLVKTFGAEAVPTIGFGMGDAPLYNFLEVNNLIPKVKLKTDVMLIPITEDDLENVNDVANQLHSEGKNVAIDYDITRKFDKRMKSAQKLKIPQIATIENGELKFKDLL; encoded by the coding sequence GTGGTTGATGCAATCGATAAACTTTCTTCTGAAGAATTTGCGCTTAAGCTTAGCGAAGTACTTAAAGATCCAAAAAGCTTAATCGAAGCTCTGAAAAGCAATCAGCCGAATGAAGAGCTTGAGACATTAATCCAAAAGGCAGATAAACTAGGCATCAAGCTTAAGTACTCTCCAGAACTTGCCCGAGGATTTGATTACTACACAGACATAGTTTTTGAAGTTTTTGATAAGAATCCAGAGAACAATAGATCAATGTTCGGTGGAGGTAGGTACGATGGTTTGGTTAAAACTTTCGGTGCTGAAGCAGTACCAACAATTGGTTTCGGTATGGGAGATGCACCATTGTATAACTTTTTAGAAGTTAATAACTTAATTCCTAAAGTTAAGCTTAAGACAGATGTAATGCTAATTCCTATTACAGAAGACGATCTTGAGAATGTAAATGATGTCGCAAATCAGCTCCACTCAGAAGGCAAAAACGTAGCAATTGACTATGATATCACTAGAAAGTTTGATAAACGAATGAAGTCTGCACAAAAACTAAAAATCCCACAGATTGCAACAATAGAAAATGGAGAACTTAAGTTTAAAGATCTGCTATAA
- the rsmD gene encoding 16S rRNA (guanine(966)-N(2))-methyltransferase RsmD: MKLRIIAGELKHRVIEVPKKFSAHPMGERIRAALFNSLAGRIERAKVLDAFGGSGACGLEALSRGAGSVLILEKERSVFRYLNKNLKSLSLDKDNRIHISKAPALTYLRSNQNLTFDIIICDPPYELAENMKSDADNQLFQTLQYLSKRLDKNGVLVLSWPDKINLPKINNLELQKEKTYAGAKLGWYS, encoded by the coding sequence ATGAAGTTACGAATAATTGCAGGAGAGCTCAAACATCGAGTGATAGAAGTACCTAAGAAGTTTAGTGCTCATCCAATGGGTGAGAGAATACGTGCTGCTCTTTTTAACTCTCTTGCTGGCAGAATAGAGAGAGCAAAAGTTTTAGATGCCTTTGGAGGGTCAGGCGCCTGTGGTCTTGAGGCCCTTAGCCGAGGGGCAGGCTCAGTTTTAATATTAGAAAAAGAACGCTCAGTCTTTAGATACTTGAATAAAAACTTAAAATCTTTAAGTTTAGACAAAGATAATCGAATTCATATATCTAAAGCTCCTGCCCTAACTTACTTAAGGTCAAATCAAAACTTAACTTTTGATATCATCATTTGCGACCCTCCATATGAACTTGCAGAAAATATGAAGTCAGATGCAGATAACCAACTTTTCCAGACTCTACAGTATTTATCCAAAAGACTCGATAAAAATGGAGTTTTGGTTTTAAGCTGGCCAGATAAAATAAATCTACCAAAAATAAATAATCTTGAGCTGCAAAAAGAAAAAACCTACGCAGGGGCTAAACTTGGCTGGTACAGCTAA
- a CDS encoding ATP phosphoribosyltransferase regulatory subunit, with the protein MVAARRQELGYPLRLFSIPNCFRYERMQRGRTREFWQLNVDLFGVAGIEGELEIAQVMDRTLKVFGATPDMYEIRVNSRKSLNAMIEAANLSKM; encoded by the coding sequence ATGGTCGCAGCAAGAAGACAAGAGCTTGGCTACCCGTTAAGATTATTCTCAATTCCAAATTGCTTTAGATACGAAAGGATGCAAAGAGGTCGCACACGCGAGTTCTGGCAACTTAATGTAGATCTGTTTGGAGTAGCAGGGATCGAAGGGGAGTTAGAGATCGCTCAAGTTATGGATAGAACTCTTAAAGTATTTGGAGCAACTCCAGATATGTATGAGATTCGTGTTAACTCGCGTAAGTCTCTTAACGCGATGATTGAAGCTGCAAACCTAAGCAAGATGTAA